Proteins co-encoded in one Bacteroidales bacterium genomic window:
- the rplU gene encoding 50S ribosomal protein L21, producing MYAIVEIAGKQFKVEKGRYVYVNRLDAKEDTNIEFDKVLLLDTDDKVSVGTPLIEGAKVEAKVLQHLKGDKVLVFKKKRRKGYQKLNGHRDYLTKIMIENIVY from the coding sequence ATGTACGCTATTGTAGAAATCGCAGGAAAGCAATTCAAGGTCGAAAAAGGTAGATATGTTTATGTAAACCGCCTTGATGCAAAAGAAGATACGAATATCGAATTTGATAAAGTACTTCTTTTAGATACCGATGATAAGGTATCAGTGGGTACACCTCTTATTGAGGGCGCTAAGGTTGAAGCTAAAGTTCTTCAACATTTGAAAGGTGATAAAGTTCTTGTCTTCAAAAAGAAAAGAAGAAAAGGATATCAAAAATTAAACGGTCACCGTGACTATCTTACAAAGATAATGATTGAAAATATTGTTTATTAA
- the rpmA gene encoding 50S ribosomal protein L27 has product MAHKKGAGSSNNGRESHSKRLGIKKFGSEIVKAGNIIVRQRGTVHKPGLNVGIGKDHTLYALIDGTVSFRKKRDNKSYVSVMPITE; this is encoded by the coding sequence ATGGCACATAAGAAAGGAGCCGGTAGTTCTAATAACGGTCGCGAATCACATAGTAAACGACTTGGTATTAAAAAATTTGGCAGTGAGATTGTTAAAGCCGGCAATATAATTGTTAGACAAAGAGGTACAGTTCATAAACCGGGATTAAATGTCGGTATTGGTAAAGACCATACACTTTATGCATTAATTGATGGTACAGTTTCATTCCGCAAAAAAAGAGATAATAAATCTTATGTAAGCGTAATGCCTATTACAGAATAA